From one Anopheles bellator chromosome 1, idAnoBellAS_SP24_06.2, whole genome shotgun sequence genomic stretch:
- the LOC131216074 gene encoding zinc finger protein 271-like — protein sequence MESKEALELSVTPEELCRTCLAAVPDRSQLKPIFCSEILDGKIVPFPKVLELVIGAKFVKDEKLPNNVCIECKAKVRDLYVYVSKVRNSVELLYDIFGVAKPAEASNVIVKAEPPKKIDTRNVEVQTDAIEAAEPPQPKTVETGTQCDPIEPTPRSSLVSPREIENKRGTTPPPASKKGVSSHLMNLRCGESSSEIRVTVMEQDEDEEEEGDQNEGDSKTDNEQALVEALSTKSGSFDHDEYEIQLVSEEPETDECLALSVVEKVGPSQLKGENGKESSDENVTGSFGSFRNKSWSAVKREPHDSCTYCDFTSRATTFVRHFLIHKQTLEMCFESIDYFRCSLCFTVFISQSHFEEHFDTTCASVAQEEYTVHEDLLKHETFYQNGLDICVPKLKTFKRTDARFRCGRCCVYQDTFEDMRLHCQTHEVEDDHTQNVDLLWRENMLEKVHVCGICGAHFPDAMFIRQHLYFHQTAYFCAYDCSQTFDDFHRLTKHISRKHYKPAGEETTAEFFCDRCPKSFSSTESLKTHVKNHLRERKYVCCVCSKRFVQKSDLIIHGRTHTDERPYECRQCSKRFRTASHLRDHMSTHEEVNKFECDVCHKLFKAERILAGHRQLHTGLKPYACDICSKTFVRKQHLKLHAQTHSRSSPPLKDDPKTA from the exons ATGGAATCGAAAGAGGCCCTGGAACTGTCGGTCACGCCGGAGGAACTGTGCCGCACCTGTCTGGCTGCGGTACCGGACCGGTCGCAGTTGAAGCCAATATTTTGTAGCGAAATTCTCGACGGCAAAATAGTGCCCTTCCCGAAAGTGCTCGAGCTCGTGATCGGGGCCAAG TTCGTAAAGGATGAGAAACTGCCGAACAACGTGTGCATCGAATGTAAAGCCAAGGTACGCGATCTGTACGTGTACGTGTCCAAGGTACGCAATTCGGTGGAACTACTGTACGATATTTTCGGAGTCGCCAAACCGGCGGAAGCCTCGAACGTCATCGTCAAGGCGGAGCCACCGAAGAAGATCGACACGCGCAACGTCGAGGTACAAACGGATGCAATCGAAGCGGCAGAACCACCGCAACCGAAAACGGTCGAGACAGGCACACAGTGTGACCCCATAGAACCGACTCCTAGGTCATCGCTGGTATCACCgcgagaaattgaaaataagcGGGGAACGACACCGCCGCCAGCTTCGAAAAAAGGGGTGTCGTCGCACCTTATGAATTTGCGATGCGGGGAATCGAGCAGCGAAATAAGGGTCACCGTAATGGAACAGgatgaggacgaggaggaggagggaGACCAGAACGAAGGAGATTCGAAGACAGACAACGAACAAGCTCTCGTCGAAGCACTTAGCACAAAAAGCGGATCGTTCGATCATGACGAGTACGAGATTCAACTGGTCAGCGAAGAGCCTGAAACCGACGAATGTCTCGCACTGAGTGTTGTCGAGAAAGTCGGCCCCAGCCAGTTGAAGGGcgaaaatggaaaggaaaGCTCCGACGAAAACGTGACTGGGTCCTTTGGGTCGTTCAGGAACAAAAGTTGGTCCGCTGTGAAGCGAGAACCGCACGACTCTTGCACCTACTGTGACTTCACGTCACGGGCGACCACCTTTGTGAGGCACTTTCTCATCCACAAGCAGACGCTCGAAATGTGCTTCGAGTCGATCGACTACTTCCGGTGCAGCTTATGCTTCACCGTGTTCATCTCGCAGAGCCACTTCGAGGAACACTTCGATACGACCTGCGCCAGCGTCGCCCAGGAGGAGTACACCGTGCACGAGGATCTGCTCAAACACGAAACGTTCTACCAGAACGGGCTGGACATTTGCGTGCCGAAGCTGAAGACGTTCAAGCGGACGGATGCTAGGTTTCGCTGTGGGCGCTGTTGCGTCTATCAGGACACATTCGAGGACATGCGCCTACACTGCCAGACCCACGAGGTCGAGGACGATCACACGCAGAACGTGGACCTGCTGTGGCGCGAGAATATGCTCGAAAAGGTGCACGTCTGCGGTATCTGCGGCGCCCACTTCCCGGACGCCATGTTCATCCGGCAGCACCTCTACTTTCACCAAACGGCGTACTTCTGTGCGTACGATTGTTCGCAGACTTTTGACGATTTTCACCGCCTCACGAAGCACATCTCGCGCAAACACTACAAGCCGGCGGGTGAGGAAACGACCGCCGAGTTCTTCTGCGACCGGTGTCCCAAGAGCTTCAGCAGTACCGAGTCGCTCAAGACGCACGTGAAGAATCATTTGCGCGAGCGTAAGTACGTTTGCTGTGTCTGCTCGAAGCGCTTCGTCCAGAAGAGCGATCTCATCATTCACGGCCGCACCCATACGGACGAACGGCCGTACGAGTGCCGGCAGTGTAGCAAACGGTTCCGCACGGCGAGCCATCTGCGCGATCACATGTCGACGCACGAGGAGGTTAACAAGTTCGAGTGCGACGTGTGTCACAAGCTGTTCAAGGCGGAACGTAtcctggccggccaccggcaactGCACACCGGACTGAAGCCGTACGCCTGCGATATCTGCTCGAAAACGTTCGTCCGCAAGCAACACTTAAAGCTGCACGCACAAACGCACTCCCGATCGTCGCCACCTCTTAAGGACGACCCCAAAACGGCATAA
- the LOC131206091 gene encoding partitioning defective 6 homolog beta — MSKSKAAHPKLDSDRVEIKSKFDAEFRRWSVKRSEQHSFEVFQSLIERLHRLDRSHLLISYIDPRDNDLLPINNDDNFGRALTTARPLLRVIIQKKGDSLEERTGYGTIRPRNLISSILGQTPVKQKGLAISNPHDFRQVSAIIDVDIVPETCRRVRLLKHGSDKPLGFYIRDGTSVRVTASGLEKLPGIFISRLVPGGLAESTGLLAVNDEVLEVNGIEVLGKTLDQVTDMMVANSSNLIITVKPANQRTLAPPRRGSYSRNSQLSGGSQQSQQTTGSDENDPDDQEDEVRDLTEAVTLEESNLISQKDGVLHL, encoded by the exons ATGTCGAAAAGTAAAGCGGCCCACCCGAAGCTCGATAGCGATCGTGTAGAGATAAAGTCGAAG TTCGATGCGGAATTCCGGCGGTGGTCGGTGAAACGGTCTGAGCAGCACTCGTTCGAGGTTTTCCAGTCGCTGATCGAACGGCTACACCGGCTCGACCGCTCGCATCTGCTCATCTCCTACATCGATCCACGGGACAACGATCTGCTACCGATCAACAATGACGACAACTTCGGGCGGGCCCtaaccacggcacggcccctGCTCCGTGTAATCATACAGAAGAAGG GTGATAGTCTCGAGGAACGGACGGGTTATGGTACGATTAGACCTAGGAATCTTATCAGCAGTATTCTGGGACAAACTCCGGTCAAGCAGAAAGGACTGGCCATCTCCAATCCGCACGACTTTCGGCAG GTGTCAGCAATTATCGATGTGGATATTGTACCGGAAACGTGTCGTCGAGTGCGCCTGCTGAAGCATGGCAGTGATAAACCCCTCGGATTCTACATTCG TGATGGCACATCGGTTCGGGTGACGGCCAGCGGGCTGGAAAAGCTTCCCGGTATTTTCATCTCCCGCCTGGTACCGGGCGGATTGGCCGAAAGCACCGGCCTACTGGCGGTGAACGATGAGGTGCTCGAGGTGAACGGGATCGAGGTGCTGGGCAAAACGCTCGACCAGGTCACGGACATGATGGTGGCGAATAGCTCCAATCTAATCATCACGGTAAAGCCGGCCAACCAGCGAACGTTGGCGCCACCGAGGCGCGGATCGTACTCGCGCAACAGTCAGCTATCCGGCGGTTCGCAGCAGTCCCAACAGACGACCGGCTCGGACGAGAACGATCCGGACGACCAGGAGGACGAGGTGCGCGACCTAACCGAGGCGGTCACGCTCGAGGAAAGCAATCTCATCTCACAGAAGGATGGCGTACTGCATCTGTAA
- the LOC131216689 gene encoding peroxisome assembly protein 12: MAARGAHITPTVEIKPSLFEVLAADSLNHTFYPAIKRVVDFLATVKPTVFGGLVRYYDELYMLFNGLVQGYYLQRHGGSLAEVFYGLTRQSVRNKTFTGRDRNWSFVVLVVVPYALRILETRLNRWKDDCENGKAVTAEKRLVVRLMPYVKAVHESLKLVHYVMYLAGASEVHSPSLRVLRLALTYQAEEEDSWSFADVFQGKTRVAVMLSTALLRWLELSAFFLQFIEWWQTEANIGDLSKLPTPEAPELDVNAAKYSNVCPICLQKYIIPTAVSVSGYVYCYRCIVTHLQKESRCPVTKYPATINDLIRLYIDDND, translated from the exons ATGGCGGCCAGAGGAGCACACATCACGCCGACCGTAGAAATCAAACCCTCGCTCTTCGAGGTGCTGGCGGCCGACTCTCTCAACCATACCTTTTATCCCGCCATTAAACGTGTGGTGGAC TTTTTGGCGACAGTCAAACCGACGGTTTTCGGAGGGTTAGTGCGATACTACGATGAGCTGTACATGCTGTTCAATGGGCTGGTGCAGGGTTACTATCTCCAACGGCACGGAGGTTCCCTGGCCGAAGTGTTCTACGGTCTAACCCGCCAATCGGTCCGAAACAAGACGTTCACAGGGCGCGATCGCAATTGGTCGTTCGTGGTGCTGGTCGTCGTGCCATACGCGTTACGAATACTGGAGACCCGACTCAACCGGTGGAAAGATGactgtgaaaatggaaaagcggTAACGGCAGAGAAGCGGCTCGTAGTTCGGCTGATGCCCTACGTTAAAGCCGTACATGAAAGCCTTAAGCTAGTCCACTACGTAATGTATCTGGCTGGCGCTAGTGAGGTACATTCCCCTTCGCTACGCGTGCTTCGCCTTGCACTGACCTATCAAGCAGAGGAGGAAGACAGTTGGTCCTTCGCGGACGTTTTCCAGGGCAAGACAAG AGTTGCCGTAATGCTAAGCACGGCACTGTTACGATGGTTGGAGCTGTCCGCTTTCTTCCTGCAATTCATCGAGTGGTGGCAAACGGAAGCTAACATTGGCGACCTGTCGAAGCTCCCGACTCCGGAAGCTCCCGAGTTGGACGTCAACGCTGCGAAGTACAGCAACGTGTGTCCGATTTGCCTCCAGAAGTACATCATTCCAACGGCTGTGTCGGTGTCGGG CTACGTGTACTGCTATCGATGCATCGTGACACATTTGCAGAAAGAAAGCAGGTGCCCGGTAACCAAGTACCCTGCCACCATCAACGATCTGATCCGGCTGTACATCGATGATAACGATTGA
- the LOC131214383 gene encoding alcohol dehydrogenase class-3, which produces MAPTAGQVIKCKAAVAWEPKKPLVIETIEVAPPKAGEVRLKVIASGVCHTDAYTLGGLDAEGVFPTILGHEGAGVVESVGEGVTKFQPGDHVIPLYIPQCYECRFCKSPKTNLCPKVRATQGKGLMPDGTSRFTCNGKPVFHFMGTSTFAEYTVVAEVSLAKIDQSAPLDKVCLLGCGIPTGYGAALNTAKVEPGSSCAVWGLGAVGLAVVMGCKAAGATRIIGVDINPEKFEVGKQFGCTEVINPNDYTNPIQQVLVEKTDGGLDYTFECVGNVTTMRAALESCIRGWGVSVVVGVAESGKEISTRPFQLVTGRTWKGTAFGGWKSVDGVPKLVDQYLKRELKVDEFITHTMALEKINEAFTLMHEGKSIRSVVKL; this is translated from the exons ATGGCACCAACTGCGGGTCAG GTGATCAAATGCAAAGCGGCTGTTGCCTGGGAGCCGAAGAAGCCTCTCgtgatcgaaacgatcgaggTTGCCCCTCCGAAGGCCGGCGAGGTGCGGCTGAAGGTAATCGCGTCGGGGGTGTGTCACACCGATGCGTACACTCTCGGCGGTCTGGATGCCGAAGGTGTGTTCCCGACAATTCTCGGCCACGAGGGGGCAGGTGTAGTGGAGAGTGTGGGCGAAGGTGTGACCAAGTTCCAGCCCGGGGATCATGTCATCCCGCTGTACATTCCACAATGCTACGAGTGCCGGTTCTGCAAAAGCCCCAAAACTAATCTGTGCCCGAAAGTGCGGGCCACGCAGGGCAAGGGCCTGATGCCGGACGGTACGAGCCGGTTCACGTGCAACGGTAAGCCGGTGTTCCACTTCATGGGCACGTCCACCTTCGCGGAGTacacggtggtggccgaggtgTCGCTGGCGAAGATCGATCAGAGCGCTCCGCTGGATAAGGTGTGCCTGCTGGGATGCGGTATTCCGACTGGATACGGAGCGGCACTGAACACGGCCAAGGTGGAACCAGGCAGCTCGTGTGCGGTCTGGGGACTCGGAGCGGTGGGATTGGCCGTGGTGATGGGTTGCAAGGCAGCGGGTGCGACACGCATCATCGGCGTGGACATCAATCCGGAGAAGTTCGAAGTGGGCAAGCAGTTTGGGTGCACGGAGGTCATCAACCCGAACGATTACACGAACCCGATCCAGCAGGTGTTGGTCGAGAAGACGGACGGCGGGTTGGACTACACATTCGAGTGTGTCGGCAACGTGACCACAATGCGTGCGGCACTCGAATCGTGCATTCGTGGCTGGGgagtgtcggtggtggtcggggtGGCCGAGTCTGGCAAAGAGATCTCGACGCGCCCATTCCAGCTGGTGACCGGGCGCACCTGGAAGGGCACGGCTTTCGGTGGCTGGAAGAGCGTGGACGGTGTGCCGAAACTCGTCGACCAGTACCTCAAGCGGGAGCTGAAGGTGGACGAGTTCATCACCCACACGATGGCCTTGGAGAAGATCAACGAGGCGTTCACGCTGATGCACGAGGGTAAAAGCATCCGTTCCGTCGTTAAACTGTGA
- the LOC131206318 gene encoding serine/arginine-rich splicing factor 1A isoform X2, with product MSRSNECRIYIGNLPPDIRTKDIQDLFHKFGKVTFVDLKNRRGPPFAFVEFEDARDADDAVKARDGYDYDGYRLRVEFPRGGGPGSYRGSRQSNSDRSSRSDRGNRGPPARRSQFRVMVSGLPSSGSWQDLKDHMREAGDVCFADVYKDGTGVVEFLRHEDMKYAIKKLDDSRFRSHEGEVAYIRVREDSGNDDKRDYRDRNSVDCRSYSPRRRRGTPTYSPVQRSVSRSRSRSYH from the exons ATGTCGCGGAGCAACGAGTGCCGGATTTACATTGGTAATTTGCCGCCGGACATCCGCACCAAAGACATTCAAGATCTTTTCCACAAATTCGGCAAAGTGACTTTCGTGGACCTGAAAAATCGCCGCGGGCCGCCATTTGCTTTCGTCGAGTTTGAGGACGCCCG CGATGCCGACGATGCGGTCAAGGCGCGCGATGGATACGATTACGATGGGTACCGGCTGCGGGTGGAGTTTCcgcgtggcggtggcccggggAGCTACCGCGGCAGCCGGCAGAGCAACAGTGatcgcagcagccgcagcgacCGCGGGAACCGAGGGCCTCCGGCTCGCCGGTCGCAGTTCCGCGTGATGGTTTCCGGATTGCCATCGTCCGGTTCGTGGCAGGATCTGAAGGACCACATGCGCGAAGCGGGCGACGTTTGCTTCGCGGACGTATACAAGGATGGAACCGGTGTGGTGGAGTTCCTACGGCACGAGGACATGAAATATGCGATCAAAAAGCTCGACGATTCCCGGTTCCGCTCGCACGAG GGAGAGGTGGCGTACATTCGGGTACGGGAGGATTCGGGAAATGACGATAAGCGAGACTATCGTGATAG AAACTCTGTTGATTGCAGATCGTATTCGCCACGCAGACGAAGAGGGACTCCAACCTACTCGCCGGTGCAACGGAGCGTCTCGCGATCGCGCTCCCGTTCCTATCACTAA
- the LOC131206318 gene encoding serine/arginine-rich splicing factor 1A isoform X1 codes for MSRSNECRIYIGNLPPDIRTKDIQDLFHKFGKVTFVDLKNRRGPPFAFVEFEDARDADDAVKARDGYDYDGYRLRVEFPRGGGPGSYRGSRQSNSDRSSRSDRGNRGPPARRSQFRVMVSGLPSSGSWQDLKDHMREAGDVCFADVYKDGTGVVEFLRHEDMKYAIKKLDDSRFRSHEGEVAYIRVREDSGNDDKRDYRDRSYSPRRRRGTPTYSPVQRSVSRSRSRSYH; via the exons ATGTCGCGGAGCAACGAGTGCCGGATTTACATTGGTAATTTGCCGCCGGACATCCGCACCAAAGACATTCAAGATCTTTTCCACAAATTCGGCAAAGTGACTTTCGTGGACCTGAAAAATCGCCGCGGGCCGCCATTTGCTTTCGTCGAGTTTGAGGACGCCCG CGATGCCGACGATGCGGTCAAGGCGCGCGATGGATACGATTACGATGGGTACCGGCTGCGGGTGGAGTTTCcgcgtggcggtggcccggggAGCTACCGCGGCAGCCGGCAGAGCAACAGTGatcgcagcagccgcagcgacCGCGGGAACCGAGGGCCTCCGGCTCGCCGGTCGCAGTTCCGCGTGATGGTTTCCGGATTGCCATCGTCCGGTTCGTGGCAGGATCTGAAGGACCACATGCGCGAAGCGGGCGACGTTTGCTTCGCGGACGTATACAAGGATGGAACCGGTGTGGTGGAGTTCCTACGGCACGAGGACATGAAATATGCGATCAAAAAGCTCGACGATTCCCGGTTCCGCTCGCACGAG GGAGAGGTGGCGTACATTCGGGTACGGGAGGATTCGGGAAATGACGATAAGCGAGACTATCGTGATAG ATCGTATTCGCCACGCAGACGAAGAGGGACTCCAACCTACTCGCCGGTGCAACGGAGCGTCTCGCGATCGCGCTCCCGTTCCTATCACTAA